Below is a window of Escherichia coli DSM 30083 = JCM 1649 = ATCC 11775 DNA.
TGAGAAAAGAGAAAAAAGATTAGAGTCTGGTGAATAATTTTAAAGGGAGTGGGTAACTAACCCACTCGTAACTATAAACCTGTAATTAATCACTTATTTTTGACAACAGATAATTACTGAACGCACTGCAAGTGACTAACATAAATTTAGCTTCAGCTAAGGTAGGATTTACATCTTCTTCTGTTAGCGCATGACGTATTCCACCCTGATCACTTGTATAACCATAGAGCTGACTAAAAGCGCCTTTCATTGCAGAGTGTATATATCCTTTTTCCTCTATAGCTTTAAGACAAGCCCCCAAGGTTCCTTTATCATTGCCCGTGATTTTCCTGCATAAAGATTCAATTGCAGAGATAGACTCTTTAATCGAGTTTCTGTAGTCTGGCTGCTCTCTATCCGTCATTAGTTGTAACGCCCTTTCGAAATGGCTACGCGATGAATCAGTGCCATTATCAACTGCGTTCTGAACACTTTCAATTTCGTTATCATTTGAAATAGGAGTAATACAACCATTTATTATGGTATAACCAACGCCATGCTTTTTAAAGATGGAATTGAGATGCTTCGATAGATTAATATATGAATTAGTTCTCTCAATGATGAACTCAATTAAATCATATACCAAATACCATGCTTCCCCATATATATAATCTCGGATAGCAGTCAGCAACGTCTTATCACTTTTGTATCCACTTTCATAACGAGGAATATTATCCGCAGGTTGATTTAGATAATATATCCACACAGACTGCGCACATTTTGTTGCTGTAGCAGTTTGACGATTGTTAGTCCAAAGGAAAAGATATAAGCAATTCCACAATGCCATGCGTGTATCAGAATTAAGATCATTCAGCTGGACATGCTCTCTAACGTCAACATGACCATACCTCACAGAAAATGGCTTTATCATTCTTCCCCTGCCTGATTGTTATGTTCGTTTAAATTATGCAGTCTAAGTTTGATACAATCATATATTAAGCAATAGAATCCATAAAGCCCCGTTGGTGGTAAGACAACAAGCGGAGCCTCTTGCGACTTCATCAGGGTTATGTCAGTTAGTGAGGCTTATCAGGATGACCATGTACCCAAGGGGAGCGAGGCCGAACCGCTGGCAGAGCTTGCATATGGTCTGCAAGTACCGTGACCACCATAAACCTGTTTATCCCCTGCGGCGTCTCGCGACGGCGACAGAATGGGGGCATCGGGCTAAAATGCGCTGCACTAAAAGTTTTGGGATTGTTTAGAGACGGTGGCTACGTCATAGCTTTCAAGTTGAGTCAGTACGTGTTTGACGCTTGGAACGACACGCCGCTATGAGTTAACATCCCAATTACCACTATCAACCACAGCGGCTTTTTCAAGGGACATAACAGAGCATTTCTTACAGGCAAAAGAGACAGATTTAATCGTCTAACTAACTGTATTGTAAGGAATTTAGTAACTTGGTGCCGAAGGCCGGACTCGAACCGGCACGTATTTCTACGGTTGATTTTGAATCAACTGCGTCTACCGATTTCGCCACTTCGGCACTGAAGAGGTATGCGGAAAACGTTGTGGATTATACCTGTCGCACGCCACCATGCAAGCGCCAGCTTGCACCCACCTCGCTAAGTGCTGAAATTTTCAGCATTACACTCAGCGATATGTAACCTTTGTCACACTCCAGGCACCCCGCCCTGCCATGCTCTACACTTCCCAAACAACACCAGAGAAGGACCCAAAAATGTCGATGATAAAAAGCTATGCCGCAAAAGAAGCGGGCGGCGAACTGGAAGTTTATGAGTACGATCCCGGTGAGCTGAAGCCACAAGATGTTGAAGTGCAGGTGGATTACTGCGGGATTTGTCATTCCGATCTGTCGATGATCGATAACGAATGGGGATTTTCACAATATCCGCTGGTTGCCGGGCATGAGGTGATTGGGCGCGTGGTGGCACTCGGGAGCGCCGCGCAGGATAAAGGTTTGCAGGTCGGTCAGCGTGTCGGGATTGGCTGGACGGCGCGTAGCTGTGGTCACTGCGACGCCTGTATTAGCGGTAATCAGATCAACTGCGAGCAAGGTGCGGTGCCGACGATTATGAATCGCGGTGGCTTTGCCGAGAAGTTGCGTGCGGACTGGCAATGGGTGATTCCACTGCCAGAAAATATTGATATCGAGTCCGCCGGGCCGCTGTTGTGCGGCGGTATCACGGTCTTTAAACCACTGTTGATGCACCATATCACTGCTACCAGCCGCGTTGGGGTAATTGGTATTGGCGGGCTGGGGCATATCGCTATAAAACTTCTGCACGCAATGGGATGCGAGGTGACGGCCTTTAGTTCTAATCCGGCGAAAGAGCAGGAAGTACTGGCGATGGGTGCCGATAAAGTGGTGAATAGCCGCGATCCGCAGGCACTGAAAGCCCTGTCGGGGCAGTTTGATCTCATTATCAATACTGTGAACGTCAGCCTCGACTGGCAGCCTTATTTTGAGGCGCTGACCTATGGCGGTAATTTCCATACGGTCGGTGCGGTTCTCACGCCGCTGTCTGTTCCGGCCTTTACGTTAATTGCGGGCGACCGCAGCATCTCTGGTTCTGCTACCGGCACGCCTTATGAGCTGCGTAAGCTGATGCGTTTTGCCGCCCGCAGCAAGGTTGCGCCGACCACCGAACTGTTCCCGATGTCGAAAATTAACGACGCCATCCAGCATGTACGCGATGGTAAAGCGCGCTACCGCGTGGTCCTGAAAGCCGACTTCTGATCCCTTTGCCGGGTGCCTGTCGCCCGGCACTTAAATCTCTTTGGAAGGCGTCTCGCAATCTGCTGAATTTAGCGGTGAAGAGTGCACAGCCGTTGCCTATACTCCAGGCAGGAAACTGGAGGAAATCTCATGAGCGAACCCCTGTTAATTGCCCGCACGCCGGACACAGAACTGTTTTTACTGCCGGGAATGGCTAACCGTCACGGGCTGATTACTGGCGCAACGGGGACGGGTAAAACCGTTACGCTGCAAAAACTGGCGGAGTCATTGTCGGAAATCGGCGTGCCGGTGTTTATGGCTGATGTGAAAGGCGATCTGACCGGTATCGCGCAGGCAGGAACGGCGTCGGAAAAACTGCTCGCAAGGCTTAAAAATATCGGCGTCAATGACTGGCAACCGCATGCCAATCCGGTGGTGGTGTGGGATATCTTTGGCGAGAAAGGCCATCCGGTGCGGGCGACGGTTTCAGACCTGGGGCCGCTGTTGCTGGCGCGGCTGTTGAATCTCAACGATGTGCAATCTGGCGTGCTGAATATCATCTTCCGCATTGCTGACGATCAGGGGCTGTTACTGCTCGACTTTAAAGATTTGCGGGCGATTACCCAGTACATCGGCAATAACGCCAAATCTTTCCAGAATCAGTACGGTAATATTAGTAGCGCATCGGTTGGTGCCATCCAGCGCGGGCTGTTATCGCTGGAACAGCAAGGCGCAGCACACTTCTTTGGCGAGCCGATGCTGGATATCAAAGACTGGATGCGCACCGATACCAACGGTAAAGGCGTTATCAATATCCTCAGCGCCGAGAAGCTTTATCAGATGCCGAAACTGTACGCCGCCAGCCTGCTGTGGATGCTTTCAGAGTTGTATGAACAATTGCCGGAAGCAGGCGATCTGGAGAAACCAAAACTGGTGTTTTTCTTCGACGAGGCACATCTGCTGTTTAACGATGCACCGCAGGTACTGCTGGATAAGATTGAGCAGGTGATACGGCTTATTCGCTCAAAAGGCGTAGGCGTCTGGTTCGTTTCGCAAAACCCGTCTGATATTCCGGATAATGTGCTCGGGCAGCTCGGTAATCGCGTTCAACACGCTTTGCGTGCTTTTACGCCCAAAGATCAGAAAGCGGTAAAAGCTGCGGCGCAAACCATGCGGGCCAATCCGGCATTTGATACCGAAAAGGCAATCCAGGAACTGGGGACCGGCGAGGCGTTAATCTCGTTTCTTGATGTGAAAGGAAGTCCTTCAGTGGTGGAACGGGCGATGGTGATTGCGCCTTGTTCGCGGATGGGACCGGTGACGGAAGATGAGCGTAATGGCTTGATTAATCACTCTCCGGTGTATGGCAAGTACGAGGATGAGGTGGACCGGGAATCCGCCTATGAGATGTTGCAAAAAGGCGTACAGGCAAGCGTCGAGCAGCAAAATAATCCCCCCGCGAAAGGGAAAGAGGTGGCGGTGGATGACGGCATTCTTGGTGGATTAAAGGATATTTTGTTTGGCACTACCGGACCACGCGGCGGGAAGAAAGATGGTGTGGTGCAAACAATGGCGAAAAGCGCCGCCCGCCAGGTGACGAATCAGATTGTACGCGGGATGTTGGGGAGTTTGCTGGGGGGAAGAAGAAGGTAAGTCAGGTGCGGTCTGTGCCCCTCACCCTAACCCTCTCCCCAAAGGGGCGAGGGGACCGATCGAACTCGTATTTGACTTTATCAACAATGTGAAAGGGAGCTTTCGCTCCCTTGCTTGGTTACGATTTTCTCATTAACAGCCACAGGCTGATTAAGAAGAAGCTGGCGCTTGGCAACAGTGCGCCGATGATCGGCGGGATGCCATAAACCAACGTCAGCGGGCCGAAGATCTGGTCCAGTACGTAGAAGACAAAACCGAAGCTGATACCGGTGACCACACGCACGCCCATCGGTACGCTACGCAGTGGGCCAAAGATGAACGACAGCGCCATCAGCATCATCACCGCCACGGATAGCGGCTGGAAGATTTTGCTCCACATATTGAGCTGATAACGTCCGGCATCCTGACCGCTCGACTTCAGATACTTCACGTAGTTGTGCAAACCGCTGATTGAGAGTGCATCCGGGTCCAGCGCCACCACGCCCAGTTTGTCTGGCGTGAGGTTGGTTTTCCAGGTGCCGCTCACCGTCTGCGAACCGGTAATCTGTTTCGGATTGGTCAAATCAGATTCATCAACCTGCGACAGACGCCAGACTTTATGTTCCGGGTCAAACTTCGCAGTAGCGGCATAGCGTACGGATTGTAGACGACGATTCTCGTTAAAGGCATAAATGCTGATGCCACCTAACTCTTCGTCACCTTTAACCCGCTCAATGTAGACGAAGTTGTTGCCATCTTTCGCCCATAAGCCTTGCTGGGTAGAGAGCAACGAGCCGCCGTACATCGCCTGCGCACGGTAGTTACGCGCCATCTGCTCGCCCTGCGGCGCGACCCATTCACCAATCGCCATCGTCAGCAAGACCAGCGGAATGGCGGTTTTCATCACCGACAGCGCCACCTGCATACGGGTAAAACCAGAAGCCTGCATCACCACCAGTTCGCTGCGCTGCGCCAGCATCCCAAGACCAAGCAACGCCCCAAGCAGAGCCGCCATCGGGAAGAAGATTTGCACATCTTTCGGCACGCTCAGCAAGGTATACATTCCTGCGCCTAACGCGTCGTAACTCCCCTGCCCGGCTTTTTTCAGCTGATCGACAAACTTGATAATGCCGGACAGCGACACCAGCATGAACAGCGTCATCATGATGGTGGTGAAAATAGTTTTACCGATATAGCGGTCAAGTACGCCAAAAGGTTGCATCACACCGCTCCTTTACGCGAAAAACTGGCGCGCAGGCGGCGGACCGGCACAGTGTCCCAAAGGTTGAGAACAATCGCCAAAGCCAGATAAATCAGGTTAACGGTCCACATCCACAGCGTCGGGTCCAGCTTACCTTTACCGCCGTTCGATTTCAGGGAGGTCTGGATCAGGAAGAAAAGTAGATACAGCAGCATGGCTGGCAGCATCGACAGTACGCGTCCCTGACGTGGGTTAACCACGCTCAACGGTACGACCATAAGTGCCATCATAAACACGGTGAATACCAACGTGATACGCCAGTTCAGTTCTGCGCGGGCACGATCGGTGTCAGTGTTCCACAATGTACGCATGTCCATCTGGTCGGTATCGTTCGGGTCGAGCGCCACCGCCTGGTGACCAATGATCGCCTGATAATCCTGGAAGTCCGTAATGCGGAAATCACGTAACAGTGCAGTGCCTTCGAAGCGCGTTCCCTGGTTGAGAGTGACGACCTGGGAGCCGTCGCGCAGCTGGGTTAAATGTCCGGAATCGGCCACCACCACAGAAGGACGTGCATTACCTTTTGGTCGAATTTGCGCGAGGAACACATCTTTGAAATCGCTGCCGTCAACGCTTTCGATGAACAGCACCGAACTGCCATTAGTCGCTTGCTGGAATTGCCCTTGCGCCAGCGCCGCCATGCCAGGGTTCGCTTTCGCTTCTGCTAACACTTCATCCTGATGACGCGATGACCACGGTCCCGCCCACATCACGTTAACCGCCGCGACGATTGCCGTGAATACCGCAAGGATCATTGCCGCTTTCACCAGAACCGCTTTGCTCAGGCCGCAGGCATGCATTACCGTAATTTCACTTTCGGTATACAGTTTGCCCAGCGTCATCAGCAGCCCGAGGAACAGGCTTAATGGCAGGATAAGCTGCGCCATTTCCGGCACGCCCAACCCGAGAAGGGAGAGCACCAGATTCGCCGGAATATCGCCGTCAACCGCTGCGCCGAGGATCCTCACTAACTTTTGACAGAAGAAGATCAAAAGCAAGATGAAGAGTATCGCCAGCTGGCTTTTGAGCGTCTCCCGCACCAGATATCTTATGATTATCACTTTAAATACGCCCGTAAAAACTCGTCTTTTGCAGGATTTTAGCTTGTTTCATGGCTTAAACGTCATTTATTCTCTTGAGTCGTCGAAATCGTCGCTAAGATAATTATACTCAACGGATTCACCTCTCAGATTTTGTTCTGACGTGCCAATGCCGTAATAACGTTAAGATTAACACGAAGTCATCGCAACAGCGGACATGAGTTACGAAAGCTTGCAATTCTATCTGTAGCCACCGCCGTTGTCTTTAAGATTCAGGAGCGTAGTGCATGGAGTTTAGTGTAAAAAGCGGTAGCCCGGAGAAACAGCGGAGTGCCTGCATCGTCGTGGGCGTCTTCGAACCACGTCGCCTTTCTCCGATTGCAGAACAGCTCGATAAAATCAGCGATGGGTACATCAGCGCCCTGCTACGTCGGGGCGAACTGGAAGGAAAACCGGGGCAGACATTGTTGCTGCACCATGTTCCGAATGTACTTTCCGAGCGAATTCTCCTTATTGGTTGCGGCAAAGAACGTGAGCTGGATGAGCGTCAGTACAAGCAGGTTATTCAGAAAACCATTAATACGCTGAATGATACTGGCTCAATGGAAGCGGTCTGCTTTCTGACTGAACTGCACGTTAAAGGCCGTAACAACTACTGGAAAGTGCGTCAGGCTGTCGAGACGGCAAAAGAGACGCTCTACAGTTTCGATCAGCTGAAAACGAACAAGAGCGAACCGCGTCGTCCGCTGCGTAAGATGGTGTTCAACGTGCCGACCCGCCGTGAACTGACCAGCGGTGAGCGCGCGATCCAGCACGGTCTGGCGATTGCCGCCGGGATTAAAGCAGCAAAAGATCTCGGCAATATGCCGCCGAATATCTGTAACGCCGCTTACCTCGCTTCACAAGCGCGCCAGCTGGCTGACAGCTACAGCAAGAATGTCATTACCCGCGTTATCGGCGAACAGCAGATGAAAGAGCTGGGGATGCACTCTTATCTGGCGGTCGGTCAGGGTTCGCAAAACGAATCGCTGATGTCGGTGATTGAGTACAAAGGCAACGCGTCGGAAGATGCACGCCCAATCGTGCTGGTGGGTAAAGGTTTAACCTTCGACTCCGGCGGTATCTCGATCAAGCCTTCAGAAGGCATGGATGAGATGAAGTACGATATGTGCGGCGCGGCGGCGGTTTACGGCGTGATGCGTATGGTCGCGGAGCTACAACTGCCGATTAATGTTATCGGCGTGCTGGCAGGTTGTGAAAACATGCCAGGCGGTCGCGCCTATCGTCCGGGCGATGTGTTAACCACCATGTCTGGTCAAACCGTTGAAGTGCTCAACACCGACGCTGAAGGCCGCCTGGTACTGTGCGACGTGTTAACTTACGTTGAGCGTTTTGAGCCGGAAGCGGTGATTGACGTGGCGACGCTGACCGGTGCCTGCGTGATCGCGCTGGGTCATCACATTACTGGTCTGATGGCGAACCACAATCCGCTGGCCCATGAACTGATTGCCGCGTCTGAACAATCCGGTGACCGCGCATGGCGCTTACCGCTGGGTGACGAGTATCAGGAACAACTGGAGTCCAATTTTGCCGATATGGCGAACATTGGCGGTCGTCCTGGTGGGGCGATTACCGCAGGTTGCTTCCTGTCGCGCTTTACCCGTAAGTACAACTGGGCGCACCTGGATATCGCCGGAACCGCCTGGCGTTCTGGTAAAGCAAAAGGCGCAACCGGTCGTCCGGTAGCGTTGCTGGCACAGTTCCTGTTGAACCGCGCTGGGTTTAACGGCGAAGAGTAATTGCGTCAGGCAAGGCTGTTATTGCCGGATGCGGCGTGAACGCCTTATCCGACCTACACAGCACTGAACTCGTAGGCCTGATAAGACGCGCAAGCGTCGCATCAGGCAATGCTGTTATTGTCGGATGCGGCATGAACGCCTTATCCGACCTACACAGCACCGAACTCGTAGGCCTGATAAGACGCGGCAGCGTCGCATCAGGCAATGCTGTTATTGTCGGATGCGGCGTGAGCGCCTTATCCGACCTACACACAGCACTGAACTCGTAGGCCTGATAAGACACAACAGCGTCGCATCAGGCGCTGCGGTGTATACCTGATGCGTATTTAAATCCACCACAAGAAGCCCCATATATGAAAAACGCGACGTTCTACCTTCTGGACAATGACACCACCGTCGATGGCTTAAGCGCCGTTGAGCAACTGGTGTGTGAAATTGCCGCAGAACGTTGGCGCAGCGGTAAGCGCGTGCTCATCGCCTGTGAAGATGAAAAGCAGGCTTACCGGCTGGATGAAGCCCTGTGGGCGCGTCCGGCAGAA
It encodes the following:
- a CDS encoding AbiJ-NTD4 domain-containing protein, producing MIKPFSVRYGHVDVREHVQLNDLNSDTRMALWNCLYLFLWTNNRQTATATKCAQSVWIYYLNQPADNIPRYESGYKSDKTLLTAIRDYIYGEAWYLVYDLIEFIIERTNSYINLSKHLNSIFKKHGVGYTIINGCITPISNDNEIESVQNAVDNGTDSSRSHFERALQLMTDREQPDYRNSIKESISAIESLCRKITGNDKGTLGACLKAIEEKGYIHSAMKGAFSQLYGYTSDQGGIRHALTEEDVNPTLAEAKFMLVTCSAFSNYLLSKISD
- the ytgA gene encoding protein YtgA, whose protein sequence is MSIIILATISTTQENK
- the lptF gene encoding LPS export ABC transporter permease LptF, with translation MIIIRYLVRETLKSQLAILFILLLIFFCQKLVRILGAAVDGDIPANLVLSLLGLGVPEMAQLILPLSLFLGLLMTLGKLYTESEITVMHACGLSKAVLVKAAMILAVFTAIVAAVNVMWAGPWSSRHQDEVLAEAKANPGMAALAQGQFQQATNGSSVLFIESVDGSDFKDVFLAQIRPKGNARPSVVVADSGHLTQLRDGSQVVTLNQGTRFEGTALLRDFRITDFQDYQAIIGHQAVALDPNDTDQMDMRTLWNTDTDRARAELNWRITLVFTVFMMALMVVPLSVVNPRQGRVLSMLPAMLLYLLFFLIQTSLKSNGGKGKLDPTLWMWTVNLIYLALAIVLNLWDTVPVRRLRASFSRKGAV
- the pepA gene encoding leucyl aminopeptidase gives rise to the protein MEFSVKSGSPEKQRSACIVVGVFEPRRLSPIAEQLDKISDGYISALLRRGELEGKPGQTLLLHHVPNVLSERILLIGCGKERELDERQYKQVIQKTINTLNDTGSMEAVCFLTELHVKGRNNYWKVRQAVETAKETLYSFDQLKTNKSEPRRPLRKMVFNVPTRRELTSGERAIQHGLAIAAGIKAAKDLGNMPPNICNAAYLASQARQLADSYSKNVITRVIGEQQMKELGMHSYLAVGQGSQNESLMSVIEYKGNASEDARPIVLVGKGLTFDSGGISIKPSEGMDEMKYDMCGAAAVYGVMRMVAELQLPINVIGVLAGCENMPGGRAYRPGDVLTTMSGQTVEVLNTDAEGRLVLCDVLTYVERFEPEAVIDVATLTGACVIALGHHITGLMANHNPLAHELIAASEQSGDRAWRLPLGDEYQEQLESNFADMANIGGRPGGAITAGCFLSRFTRKYNWAHLDIAGTAWRSGKAKGATGRPVALLAQFLLNRAGFNGEE
- the ahr gene encoding NADPH-dependent aldehyde reductase Ahr, producing MSMIKSYAAKEAGGELEVYEYDPGELKPQDVEVQVDYCGICHSDLSMIDNEWGFSQYPLVAGHEVIGRVVALGSAAQDKGLQVGQRVGIGWTARSCGHCDACISGNQINCEQGAVPTIMNRGGFAEKLRADWQWVIPLPENIDIESAGPLLCGGITVFKPLLMHHITATSRVGVIGIGGLGHIAIKLLHAMGCEVTAFSSNPAKEQEVLAMGADKVVNSRDPQALKALSGQFDLIINTVNVSLDWQPYFEALTYGGNFHTVGAVLTPLSVPAFTLIAGDRSISGSATGTPYELRKLMRFAARSKVAPTTELFPMSKINDAIQHVRDGKARYRVVLKADF
- the lptG gene encoding LPS export ABC transporter permease LptG — its product is MQPFGVLDRYIGKTIFTTIMMTLFMLVSLSGIIKFVDQLKKAGQGSYDALGAGMYTLLSVPKDVQIFFPMAALLGALLGLGMLAQRSELVVMQASGFTRMQVALSVMKTAIPLVLLTMAIGEWVAPQGEQMARNYRAQAMYGGSLLSTQQGLWAKDGNNFVYIERVKGDEELGGISIYAFNENRRLQSVRYAATAKFDPEHKVWRLSQVDESDLTNPKQITGSQTVSGTWKTNLTPDKLGVVALDPDALSISGLHNYVKYLKSSGQDAGRYQLNMWSKIFQPLSVAVMMLMALSFIFGPLRSVPMGVRVVTGISFGFVFYVLDQIFGPLTLVYGIPPIIGALLPSASFFLISLWLLMRKS
- the yjgR gene encoding helicase HerA-like C-terminal domain-containing protein → MSEPLLIARTPDTELFLLPGMANRHGLITGATGTGKTVTLQKLAESLSEIGVPVFMADVKGDLTGIAQAGTASEKLLARLKNIGVNDWQPHANPVVVWDIFGEKGHPVRATVSDLGPLLLARLLNLNDVQSGVLNIIFRIADDQGLLLLDFKDLRAITQYIGNNAKSFQNQYGNISSASVGAIQRGLLSLEQQGAAHFFGEPMLDIKDWMRTDTNGKGVINILSAEKLYQMPKLYAASLLWMLSELYEQLPEAGDLEKPKLVFFFDEAHLLFNDAPQVLLDKIEQVIRLIRSKGVGVWFVSQNPSDIPDNVLGQLGNRVQHALRAFTPKDQKAVKAAAQTMRANPAFDTEKAIQELGTGEALISFLDVKGSPSVVERAMVIAPCSRMGPVTEDERNGLINHSPVYGKYEDEVDRESAYEMLQKGVQASVEQQNNPPAKGKEVAVDDGILGGLKDILFGTTGPRGGKKDGVVQTMAKSAARQVTNQIVRGMLGSLLGGRRR